CCGGCTGGAGGCTCTAGTCTCcagttttttaaataagtgACATGTGGCCTGTCAAGAACTTAACAACATGCCCCGATATCAGCACTTTCTTTACTCTGTATGGGATTCTAGGAGTGATATGTTCACCTCTCTGAAGATGAGCTTCATATATAATTTAATGAGTGTATACAGAGACTGCAACATTTTCCATCACTGCTTTCTAAAACTCTTCAAGTGTAGAGAAATTACTGAGAGAAAAGCTTCACttttgtaagaaataaatattaCGTATGTCTGCAAACATAGTGTTACAACACTCCCACACTCATGAAAGCTATGGCCTGCTGTTTTCATGGCATGGGAGGATCGTCAGCTAATGCGGGTCACCTGTGTCTTGCGGGCTATAAAAGCTGGCCCAATTGTTCACTCTTTCTTCCACTCTACCGGACATCAATCTACTGGTGAGCTTTGTGTCTTGGTTAGGTTATGTTTAGtaaataattttacatttaagTAAAATTCTTGTGTCATAGACTCTCTGTGACACAAGAACTTGGGCCAGTTTGCTACACATGGCCAAACCCTGAATGTGAGTGTAAATGGTTTTCTGTCATCTTTTGTGAAATGTgtgcatttctttgtgtttcagaCCTCCACTGAGACTTCCTCAAAGATTCAAGTTATTTTCTAAAAAGACTTTAGGACACAGTGTTAGTGTATTCCTATGGTAAAGTATTTTTTGTTGTCTTCCAGGATGAAAAGGCTCGGCTCCTTCTCACTTATGTGTGGCCACGATACGTAAGTAGTACAATAATCCAATTCCTAATTCCCAATGTAGGGGGTTGGATTTATATTTTGTAAATGTCATGAATATCTCTTTGTGCTGATAccagttttgctgttttagtCTTGGATCAATGGGTTTGTGAGTTGGGACCTGTTTCAGTGTGGTCCTGACCTGCTGCATCTCCCCAGAATAAAATTTTGGGTTCCAGATATTGTAATTACCAATTCTTAATTATCATCTTACAAAATAATTTACTTTTTATATCAAATTACACaagtattttccaaaaaaccaCTGATCTAGAAACTGTATTGTGGAATCAATCTCCACAAAATGACATTTTGGAGATCAGACTACTCTACAGTAGTTTTTTGGTAAATGATGTTATGGAAATTTGCTATGAGTGTTTTCAAAAGAACAGTCATCAGGAAATGTTATTGTGTAATCAGTCTCCATAAAGAAATCTCTTTAAAAGTCAGACATGTGGTTTCTTTATTgtcaattattgtaaatatctttttGGTATTTAGTACCGTTcatctgcaaaaaataaatgaataaattaaattgTGTACTTGAAATCTTTGAATGGGTTGATACTGtattaaaacaacagtttttGGTAAGCAATCAAATTCTTTTGCTTTGCTGTCTATTGTTGATAGGAGATTAATGATTGTTCAGCAGCAGTGGTCACCAGCACCTTTACTGCCCTAGGAAACACATTAACTGAACAAtttcaactttctttttttatcatgagtctgttttatctttttgtttggTGGCATGGTTTGgtcagacctctgtcacagagaaactcacTGAATCAGATAGTGAGAAGATCCAGTCATCTGACAGGTGAGTCACAGCTCTGTTTAGCATCCCTGTACTCTAAACAGGTAAAACGAATGGCTTTATCAATTCTTAATAACGGTTCCCATCCTCTACGGGGTGAATTTCAGCTTCTTACCTCAGGACAAAGGTTTCTAATTCCACGATGCAGGACAAAGCAttataaaaacagctttgtccCTGCTGCCGTCACTAAACTTAATaagaactgttttgttttttgtttaatttgagtgtgtgtgtgtgataattTTTCTGTCTATCTATACAGACTGTGACATTGTAAACTTTCATTGTTTCTGTGCATCATTTCAATGCATATGTTCCGTTGTCTTTCTGTATTTACATATGCATTTAAAGAAcagcttttaaaacaaaaatatatagatTAGTGGCTTAGACTGTGACATTGTAAACTTGTATTGTTTCTGGGTtcctttgtctctctgtagactTGTTCTTTTCTGTCTGCCTGGCTCTCCTGGAAATAACCCTCATCACCAACCTGCTGTGTGGTTCTGCTGACCCCTCTCCTGCCCCTCGCTGGATCCCAGTCCTTATTCTGCAGTTTCTGGGATTTCTTGTTTGGATGACACAAATGAATAAGAAACCACGAGCTTCAGGTATGTAGTTAATAAGTAGTTTTGCTGTGGTTAAATATCAGTAGCATGAGGAAATGCAGAATTACAGAAATAAATGAATTCAAAGAGTGGTTGTTATTTTGTCATGAAAGATTGTAAAAGAAGATATATCGTGAATATTTTTCCCAAATTGACTTAGAAATAGACCTTATGACCACGACTGCTGTCTCAAATATTGAGGTCTATGAGGAGCCTCAAGAAACAACGGGGCCAGCAGTGAAGAACAGGGCTGTGCGGGACCTAAAGAGAGTGGGCAAGGACCTTCAGGACATCCAGCATTTAACACAAGAAATCTAAAACATCAGTTTCCAATTCTAAAGACCAAGAGACACCTCATCCATTATTCATGTTTATAACAACATTATATCTAAAACATGTATAACTGTTTTTAATTTGCTAAACCATAACAGGAAGGTTAGCATGAAATTCATACCAGATGTATACAAGCTCTAGGATGAAGGAAGTTTTAACAATTAAGTTCAAGGTTTAACAATCAGGTTAaaagttgtgttgttgttgtttgcttttaatttgtttttcattttatttaaaaagtcaaaattgtaatgttttttttagtgctgCCAGCTGAAAGTCATGTCTTCTAAGCGTCTATACATCGTCATCTCTCTGCTCATGCATGGTAAGTAAAGCATAATATGcaaatacacatttatttatgtttcttATGTTATTAGTTTTTATGGGTTGATTTCGTCAGAGTTCTCATTTAATTTGGTAAACAATCCAGAATAATAAACATGTAAGTGAGGCATTTTAAAGGTTCAGCAAACTATGTATAACTGTTTTTGTGCTATACTGTGTATTTCATGTGCACAATCTGCAGTCTCTATAGATgtcttattaaatattaaaaaataatatcatACCTGTTCATATTCTTAAATGCAAAATTGGTTTCAAAGGGTCAGGTTATAACACCCATTAAAGGATAAAGTGTAAGTTGACATTTTTGGATTTAAGggctttcctttcttctttttctttttactttccaGTGTTGGTGCAGTTGACTGGACCTGTTTACTTTGTCAGCACAACACGAACTGACAGTTAGCTACTTTTATAACAGTTCAGGGAAGAGGAAACATGAGGCACTAGATCCCAAAGGTCTTTCATGGATTGCTTAAAAGCAGGTATTAAAAATGAACTTTTTCAGAAATCTGAACACTGAACAAAGTTAAATTTAGATTTTGATCAATTTAAAAAGATAATGCCTCTCTGAAAAATCTTGCAATACAAAATATGATTGCCTCTAtatcaagggcgtagatttgatTTTGGCATTTGTGGGGACGGATGagtcaaccaccgaaccctgcccggtttctttttttttttttttttttttttttttcctttgtctttgcttgatttaaaaaaggagaaatgtacttgcctacatatgctattctacttgcttttaaaccatttaaaattacaattcatagttttatatgtgaattatataatgttaaattactattaaacaaatgtctaagtattttagactttagtttacttcagccatattccatataaatctggtatcatacaaaaataaaaaatagtttcAAATACAGCAATGACCATAgcagaatatgactttaaggacttaagaACAtgacttcagttatagtacacaaacatctcttatacattagcactaagggaacactgaatgacctggttagtttttgtccataaaactactcctctaagattaccacaaagtaaaagatctttcagcaaaattatgcaacattttaggcacactattgccccgatcaaatcagtgagctgggatttttttattttttttaattattctaaacatgaactactgttacagcaacagacatggactactggtgtcccacacaacaactcaatgtccactatgtgaaggagccaaacacatgccttctcctctcgttaatctatagcaccaaatcatcagtcagtcgCATGTGACCttgcctcttcacctctgtccgaGATACAACATGGCAGACTTGCCTCTGTCACGTGATAAttaacagtgagacattccaaatacatgaagtcacacatgtgcttcaaatacagtaatgaaccaacaagtcaagatccaatttcacctgtgatcttgtatcaccattgagctttgtgttggttcttctgtcacctgacaaataggacatacatgacaataagaataaaatgtgtagctgcttcagtgtttctgtcaatttgtgcagatcttgactcatcagtaatgtttgtagggtgcatttttaaaacaatttgtgcaaactgcactacaaggtggaatatttgcaaaatcatgattACCTCATGATAtattgtctcaaaaattaaccctatgaatatgtcagtaccattaggatgaaattattgtgtcaccaacattttaacgttagacatataactttaacagcctctgtaaactaatatcctggcttgctcgaggctgccgttttctctgacagtttcaatcaaaattagaaatgctactctgggagactgagataactaatagtgctgcctgctgtgcagttagtttccaaaacacgttattcatggttacatacaattttagactgatgtgggccaaagcctagcatagcctgtaacgttattatgacggacacattttaggAGTTAACttggctttaagtgacttacaggtttctttgaaaaatacttatatccaggttcttcctttttgctgccatcctcctctcctccttgcgaggacctgcaaggaggagaggagcttgccgctgctaaaactaaacagagctccctgaaaggcacagccaatcacattggccatatttgtcacatgaggtaggactccagtagagagcgtaatttaactctttctgcaccgctgggtgaatgagacttgACAAAtcgttggttttttgtttttgttttttgttttttctttctatcgggtttgtttttctttactcgaagagatcaaattattggtggggacaagtcaataatcgctggatattggtggggacatgtcccttccgtccatgccaaatctgcGCCCTTGCTCTACATAAATAGTCAAGGGCAATTTCACTGTAGCATTAACCAGTAAAATGTTTACTCTATACCTGTAGTGTGTCCACCTAAATGATGGGttgaaaaaatgcacaaaacattGCAGTTGTTATTGTACTTACAAATCAGACACACGCATTtatatatttagatttttacatttcacgCAAATGCTTTATGTGGGTTTCTGaaggttgtttgtttgtgggcaTTCATgcagttagaaaaaaaacatatatgcTGCTAGCAAATGGGAAGTCACCTTTAGAAATCTCAAGGACacatttcttctttcctttGTAGCTCAGTACAGCTCCACCATGCTGCACTGCTCTAATCCCAATACACCTTCAATGCTGGAGGCTCTTTCGCCAGTCTTCAACCTGAAAGCTATTCGACCCGTGGTGAACATAACAACAGTCACGAACGTTGGCCTTTTCTTAACTGTGTTTGGCATTATGGGAGTGGTAAATATTAGgtcatatgtatacatatgtgcTTTTCTGTATACTGAATGAGACAAAAGCCATAAAAATTCATCCTTTTCAGGATGAGAAAGACCAGCTCCTCACAACATTTCTCTGGCAAGATGTTGTAAGTAGTTTCTTCACAGTACGTTTTCAATCAATAATGTTGATTTCTGTCCATGCTATCCATAGAACTGTTTTTATAGCTCAAAGTGCAAGTCCTTGAAAGTTTTCTGTACAGCAAAATGTCAAACACATTACTgactttcaattcaattttatttatatagtgtcgATTCACAACTGTTGCTTTATATTGTGAGAtcaagaccctacaataatacagagagacttattaaaaagaagaaagacgGTACCAGGCTGTTTAGTTTTGGGGGTGGGTTTCAGATGGAAACATCCAAAGTTTGAACTGGTAACCAGGTTTTATACTGCGATCATGTTTATATCTGCATGATTTGTGTCACAGGAATGGGAAAATGAATTTACCAAATGGGACCCAGAAGAGTGCGGAACAAGCCGGATTTCTGTTCCAAGAACAAACCTGTGGGTACCAGACATTATAATCAATGAAATGTAAGTCCCATCCAATTAATTCCATCCattccaagattacattgagtttctattttatgtgtttgtatgaTCTTGAGAACTAGCCCTGAAGCATCATTACCCAATGTTGGAGTGATATTTTATGATTGTCATTTGTACTTAGAAACATATAATCAATAACGCTTAGAGATATATAATCAGGTGTATATTGATAGAAGGTCTCATGCTTAGTAAGGCTCTGTGTACCATAAAAAGAGGAGTATGATCACTCCTTTCCCTGAGTGTTCTGGCATACCACACATGTcctaaggtcatgagagaggtcgtaccttctctttTTGATATATGGTATGGTAAACACATCTGTATCTGTTTAAgtataagtgccttttgtttaggtgaactgctggacttccaggtgCCAGCAGATCTGGGAAGTCAttcacagggtcacatcttgagacgcacgcacgcatgcacgcacgcacgcacacgcataCCTACACTACACACAGACAAtgtactctttgttcacatacATACCTGtttaagatgtcatatgttaatgagacatgcatattcatgtaaccacaataaagagcagtgctacGGGGGAGCTGACTGAGAGTGGCTGGGGTTCGACCGGCAGGAACAGCGTTCATCTCGGTCACCTCCCTCGTGCACCAGATCACACAAAGAGCCCTGGTGACTTGCGTCTTGCTTTTGCTAGTTGCAGTAAAATTGCCTCGGCTGTTCCAGCAATAGGTTTGTGCCTAGTTAAACTTATCAGCCAATAAAGAGCTAACTCTACTaagtagcaaagaaaaaatggaGAAGGTGCAAAGAGGTGAGAGTGCAAAGGTATCGTTTCTGTGTATAATGTCGTCAGAAAATATTTGGGTTGTGACTCTAAATGCTTTATTTAGAAATAAAACATATATAGGGTGGCCATATAGAGTATCTTGGTAACACTACTATCCACTATATGAAGATATAATCTTTTTTATTTGCCTCCTATGACATTTAGCTGACAAAGAAGCAAACAAGTGAACAATAAGCAGTCACTTAATATTAGGCTGCACTCTAATTCTTAAGTGTTTGATGTTAGGTCCCTCTGCAGCCTCTAATCTGCTcagtgtgttcagctggtgctaattggccacacctagtcaggtgtggataaaagcatacctgaggcaaGCTTCCAGGGAGCTCACTTGCTTTTGCCTTGGTGGCGTCAGCCGTTTTAGCCAACCTGCTAtgccattttaagataaaacctcttctcacACTCACTCTGGTATtcgtctccttttttatgttgcggcttttgagccgggtcgtaacattGATCTACGATCATCTGTATAAAGTTTTGTATGAAATATTTAATGAGGGCAATATCAGCATACAGGTGCttgagtttttaatttttatgtattCCATCTTCCTACAGCATGGATGAAAACACAGCTCCAAAGGTGCCATATACCTACCTGCTTTCTGATGGTACTGTGAGTGATTCACAACCTATCAAAGCCATCACCTCCTGCAGGCTTGACATCTACTTGTTTCCATTTGACATTCAGAACTGCACTTTATCATTCAACTCATTCACACTCAGCAGTAAGTATGACCATGAGGATCTATTACAATACATCCTGTCAATTGAgcggttttgtttttaataccgTTATTTTACTGACATTGATATGAATGAATATCCTTGTCTGACAAACTTTGACTATTTTCCATGCAGGTAATGATCTGCAGCTTCATCTGGCAGGGACGCCAGAGAGGATGTTTGAATACTCTAAATCAATGATGGCAACTATGGGTGAATGGGAACTAATTGGAATTGCAGTAAAGAAATACACACTGCCATCTACAGCCTCAGGCTTTGATGATATAATTCACTTCTATGTAAGAAATTGCATTACAtcgtaaaaaaaaatcatattcatACTATAAGAAATATTCAATTCATATTCATGCTATTAAAAAAAGGATGTATACTGTTCCCTTCTGTACTAATATATGATTTCTTAAAAATTTTGGATCAGAACTAATTTCCTACAACAGAAAGGGATTGACAGTCTTTGCATTGGACAATTAAAATGGGGACAACATTTCACAACCAAGTTATATAAACCTGGGTCTTACGGGCCTGACTTTAAGTGCAACAAGTTGTTAAACATGAGATTTAAGTGCTCTTTGTATGAGGTACTGTATGATCAAAgtagaaagaaattattttaaattctcaCTTTGCTGCAGATCTCATTGCGGCGCCAGCCCATGATATACGTAGTGAACCTCCTGCTCCCCAGCTGCTTCCTCATCACTGTGGACCTCTTCAGCTTCATCTTGCCTCCCAATACTGTTGACAGGTCTGTGTTCAAGATGACGCTGATCCTGGGCTACACAGTCTTCCTGCTCATAATGAATGACCTGCTGCCCATCACTGAAAATAACTTGCCTCTCATAAGTAAGTTTACATTGTATTGAATGCTATACATTTATTCCCTGTGTGAATCTTTGACCCAAATACTGAAGAGTTGCTTGTTCTGTTCTACATATGTAACAATATAACTACCATAATGTGATTATGAAGCTACATGCGTAAAAGAAGATCTGAAAAGCAAATTTACTCAACAAGAATTTCTAAGGGAAAGTGGAGGCTTACAGTGCCatgtttgtggaaaaaaaacacagcatgtcagcacaaacacctcattcCAACTCTGAACCACAGAGGTGgagggtgatgatttgggttgttttctgttttccaaGTTGCCCAAtttttcacttcagtttttatttttatttttttagttattCATTTTTTGATATCCTCTGTATAagaaagtattctagagtcaaatatgAGGCCCTTGTTCAACAGCTAAGGCTTGATCAACATTGGGTCATGCAATAGGACATTGATCACAAGCAGCAAAAAATCAGCAATAGTCTGACTGAAAAAGAAGAGAATCACGATGCTTACTTTTTCATGGGCCTTTACGTGTCCAGCACAAAATGTACAACACAGGTCTTTGGTCAAGATGTAGAAGCCACACATGCAGAGGTCACCATCGAGCTCTTTTAGCTACAAGAGCAAAAAGACATCTTGAATACTGGCATGATATAATAACTGTAAATGGTCGTTCCAGTCATCTAAATAATAAGACTTCTTACTGTAAGAGGGAATAATGCCATGTGGTGTTTGATGTTGTTTACTCCAAACAACTCAAAATATTcatcattttaattgttttgtctgaatttaacTTGTATTTGAATGTAAAATGTTAACATTATTATTCcactatcattattattatagatgttttcctGTCTATGTGCCTGGCTATGATGGTGGCCAGTCTACTAGAAACTATTGTCATTACAAACTTCCTCTGCGGTTCCTCAAACTATTCTCGAGCTCCTCGTTGGATCAGAGTGCTTGTTCTTAAAATCCTGGGTCGACTAGTATGCCTTCGTCCAAAACCCAGAGATCAGAACGACACAGTGATCCAAAATCCAGTCCCACAAGGTAGGAAACAAGATTAGGATGAGCAAGTTCTTAAAAATTGTCAAAGCTGACATAATCTTCTCTGTTTTCCCCGCAATAAAAATGCCAGTCTCCTCTCCAGTGACAGAGGAATACAAGACTCTGGAGCAGAAGGGGCCACTGAGCGAGGACAAAACCCTGCTAGAGCTGAGGAGCCTGGGCAGAGTCCTCCAGGCCATCCGCCTTCAGATGGAGCAGCATCTGAGCAAAACCCAGAGCACAGAGGAATGGATCCAGATAGGTTTAATCATAGACCGCCTGCTGTTCATCCTTTACATCATCTTCATAACAGTCAGCTTCATTACCATCATCATTATCTGGGTGATTTCATACAATGCAGCCTAATTTAACTTTTTAGCTTGTCTGTTCTTTAAActctttgtattcatttttgtAAATGCATTTAACACCACAGACTGAAATTCTTTACCTTAACAATAATTCAATACATGTTTTGTCATTTTAGTGCGGCAATtatgtaaacaaataaataacagagcCCTGTTTTCTGACAAACCCTTCATCTGTCTTACTTTTTCATGACTGTAATTGATAGATAATAATGAACTAAAGACAGGTTTATATTGAGTTCTTGTGAACcctatacatacatacatacagaaaATGGATGCTATAGAAAATGTATTTGATCTTTCGTGCTAAATTACTCAAAAGGCttcatttacaaaattaaataataattaaataataaaacaagagCACTCATAGTGTTCTTTTTGAAAATGGACTGTTTATTGACCCTATTGAGGAAATCTTAAATATTAAATTCAACATAGTTTGTGTCATATTTGCTACATCCTGcatttgtttgttagttttaaTGGTTAGAAATGTATTTTGAAATTTATTTCAGGCTGTTGATGCAGAAGTTTCAAAAACCCTCaaactcatgtatcaaatatgacacagatggttttaaagggttaagatACCTTCATGTAGTGTGATTTTGCTACATTTATGGCGTCTTTGATGGGGGGAAACACAGTTCAATCTGCATTTTCATATGATGTATTATtcaatgtgctttttttttttttttagattttattttcatggtCAACTTTGATCTTAAACCTTGCTCTTATTTATTCCATTCCAATTCTCACCATCATAATCACTCACACTGAAAATCTTAAGATCTATAGGATTGGCCTTGTTACCAGGCCTTTGCCAAACCTGATGGCATGCTGAGGAGGTAATTCAACCATCTGAGTTAGCTGTGTTGGAGTCGGGATGCATCTAAAGCTGCAGGACCTTAGCTCTCGAGGACTCGAGACACCTGGTTTGAAGCATATTGCACGCCATTCTATATTGCCCTCTAGTGGTCATCTTTCAAACAATGTAGCATGCCGAAGTTGCATGTCGCATACAATGATGCAATGAGAATCCTCCTTAAAATAGCCGGAGGGGGTTGTAAGATGTTTTTTCAGATGTTTGAACTGCTGTAAGCCAAACGAGCCCACCCTGGTTGGTTTTGCAACAAGTGCCAAAATTAAGTAAATAAATGCTCATTAGATAGTAATAAATCATTAGATCATTGATTAAATTTGAGATTAATAAATTAGAATAGACAAAActaaatatataattaattaaCTACAAATCCACTTAATTGAAAACATTtatgaaattatttatttcccattttaataattaattaattacatattAAATTAGTTATTCAATTAtgtatttaatcatttattttcagcttACATAAACACCAACTATCACTGATTGTCACCAAACACACTTCACTTAGGTTATATCTGTTGGGTTAAGtttgtttcactgttttatttgttcctgagcaAATTAATATTAGAATGCATGCATTGTTACTGTATATAACTTAAACCAAGTCTGGAAAAATACTGG
The genomic region above belongs to Pelmatolapia mariae isolate MD_Pm_ZW linkage group LG15, Pm_UMD_F_2, whole genome shotgun sequence and contains:
- the LOC134643363 gene encoding 5-hydroxytryptamine receptor 3A-like isoform X1, yielding MDCLKAAQYSSTMLHCSNPNTPSMLEALSPVFNLKAIRPVVNITTVTNVGLFLTVFGIMGVDEKDQLLTTFLWQDVEWENEFTKWDPEECGTSRISVPRTNLWVPDIIINEIMDENTAPKVPYTYLLSDGTVSDSQPIKAITSCRLDIYLFPFDIQNCTLSFNSFTLSSNDLQLHLAGTPERMFEYSKSMMATMGEWELIGIAVKKYTLPSTASGFDDIIHFYISLRRQPMIYVVNLLLPSCFLITVDLFSFILPPNTVDRSVFKMTLILGYTVFLLIMNDLLPITENNLPLINVFLSMCLAMMVASLLETIVITNFLCGSSNYSRAPRWIRVLVLKILGRLVCLRPKPRDQNDTVIQNPVPQVSSPVTEEYKTLEQKGPLSEDKTLLELRSLGRVLQAIRLQMEQHLSKTQSTEEWIQIGLIIDRLLFILYIIFITVSFITIIIIWVISYNAA
- the LOC134643363 gene encoding 5-hydroxytryptamine receptor 3A-like isoform X2, with product MDCLKAAQYSSTMLHCSNPNTPSMLEALSPVFNLKAIRPVVNITTVTNVGLFLTVFGIMGVDEKDQLLTTFLWQDVEWENEFTKWDPEECGTSRISVPRTNLWVPDIIINEIMDENTAPKVPYTYLLSDGTVSDSQPIKAITSCRLDIYLFPFDIQNCTLSFNSFTLSSNDLQLHLAGTPERMFEYSKSMMATMGEWELIGIAVKKYTLPSTASGFDDIIHFYISLRRQPMIYVVNLLLPSCFLITVDLFSFILPPNTVDRSVFKMTLILGYTVFLLIMNDLLPITENNLPLINVFLSMCLAMMVASLLETIVITNFLCGSSNYSRAPRWIRVLVLKILGRLVCLRPKPRDQNDTVIQNPVPQVTEEYKTLEQKGPLSEDKTLLELRSLGRVLQAIRLQMEQHLSKTQSTEEWIQIGLIIDRLLFILYIIFITVSFITIIIIWVISYNAA